A window of Balaenoptera ricei isolate mBalRic1 chromosome 12, mBalRic1.hap2, whole genome shotgun sequence genomic DNA:
AGCTGACACTAAAGTCATATAAAAATTGGGAGGATACACACTTATGATTTGGAAATGCTTTTAATCAgggtaagtttgttttccaaataaacagtaaaaatttACAAAACCTACTGAAGGAAAAAATTCCTCATCCTAGAACATTAGTTCTTTAATCTGTCACAACAAAGTTACACCTCCAACAGTTGTGAGATATAATTAACGTGAGGAGTGTTTTAACTTATTAGTACCAGGTTAAACCATATAAAATTGCAGAGTTCTGTAGAAACAAATATTGGTAATTTCATATAGTTCAACCTGTATCAAAGTTTGTGACTACTTAAAAAATACAAGCTAGGGTAGATCTAGGTTATCACCATAACATTGTAGAATGTTACAGCTGAATTCCAATCATCTTTCTTCAGTGGGAAAGAAGTGAAATTACAGCTGGAATATCAGAACTGTACCTTCACCCTTAAgcacttctgaattctttttctattctcaGGAGTAATACTGACTTTGGTAGACTGGAAAATGGCCCCCTAAATATTTTCATGCCATAATTCTCAGTTTTATGCCTGTTTaaattacatggcaaaagggactttgcagatggaattaaggttatagaccttaaaatagggaagTTACCCATATGTGCCCAGTGTAATCAAATGGACCTTTAAAAGAAGGCAGAAGGGTCCATCATCAATAAGATTATGGAAGAAGCAGGAGAGATTCAAAGACTGAGAGGGACTtgaccattgctggctttgaagagaaGGGGACCATGAgtgaaggaatgcaggcagcctctagaagctgggcaTGGCTCTCAGCCAACAGCAAGGAAATGGGACCGTGATCCTTCAGCTGCAAAGAACTGAATTCTACCAACAACTGAATGAACAAGGAAATGGAGTCCCCCACGCCACGTCCAGAAGAGAATGAAGCTCTGcaaataccttgattttagcccaggtgAGACCCATATCAGATGGCTGACCTacaaaactataagataatacaCTTATGTAGCTTAATACACTTTAGCCactaagtctgtggtaatttgtgatGGCTGCAATAGAAACTCACACTTACCTTAGTAAAACCCCCATTTTAAAGGACTCATCACAGAAGGGTCCCTATAGTCATtgaaaccatatttttaaaaactcatatctGGTCCTTAATGATTCTAGTATATTAAACTATATTATAATTGGAAATGTGTATATagccaacaaaaataataaaattgtgaactgaaaactacaaagccagttattttatataaaaactcTAAAAAGTTCATGACTAGTTTTTATGAGAAACATTTCATCTAGGAGTGATTTCTAAGGCAGTTTCTTGAGTTTCCATAAAAACAGAGCCTTCTGTCTCAGAAGGGATATCAATAAGAGGACCAGAATCCTCTATATCCAAGTTCGGTGGTTTCTCCTGTTCATAACTCAGGTTTGAATTATCTTTCATTTGAATCTCTTGCTCTTCCAACTCCAAAGATTTATCTGGGTCTGGAGCTACAACTTCATCCTCTTCATTTtcatgcagaaaactacaaatcaTGTTGGGTCTACAGGAGAAATCATTTTCCTTGATTTGCAGCCATTCCACACCACCTAATGTAGGAGGCAGGGGGACAaaccaagaaacatgaaaaaggaATTTCAGttacttacatatatttttaatttaaatgttcatatgaatatttatcaaaataaaacccCAACGTAAAGAAAGGAACATGGTGCCTGTACCTACTGATAAATGATCATGTAATTTCCATCTTACATGGAGACCTAGGAATGCCTATAGGGTATGCATCATCAAAATCACTAAAAGTAATCAACTTCAGTTACTATTCCAAGCCCTTTTCCCAGAGTCCAATTCCCAACTCATTCTGAGAGATAACTGAGCTCCCACTGCCATCTTTTGTCTTGAAGAAAATTTTGTCACTTCCCTACAATTTTCTCCTTACCCATTCAGTTTTCATAATACAATGGATGATACCACTCTATCATCTTCTGAGTCAacatttatttgtcattttgagTTGAAAAATCCAACTGTGGAATAAGACACCTCTCCAAAAAAAacccttgaaaaaaattttttgttcctttccatACTCACAGTCAAAGCCCTTACCTGTCAATGAACTCCCATAATCAAGAActgctccagggacttccctggtggtccagtggtaaagaatcctccttacaatgcaggggaaaacaggtttgatccctggttagggaactaagatcccacatgccgcgtggcaactaagcccgcatgccacaactactgaggttgcgcgcctcaactagagcctgcgtgtcgcaaactacagaacccacgcaccctggagcctgcacgccacaactagagagaagcctgtgcaccacaacgaagagctcacgcgccgcaacgaaagatcccaaatgccttaacgaagatgccacatgctgcaactaagacctgacacagccaaaaataaacaaaataataaataaatcttaaaaaaaaaattgctccaaTAATGctagccatttttttctttcatccttatGACCCTTTCAGTCAAGTATTTTCAATGGATCCTCAATTCCTATAGCCCAAGCTGTTTACTCGTATCTTCAAAGTTCCATTAGGTATCTGTAAGATATACCAACCTACCTTGTCACCCTGTTCACGCATCCATCTGTTCCTATCCCCCATCATAAACTAACTCCTCTGCAGCTGTTTGTTGAAACATCCTTACTGTTGATCCCATATCTTTTCTCATGTATTACTACTATAAAGTCTCCCTCTTTCAAAAATCGATTTGTTCTTTCCCTCCAGTTCAGCTTCAATTATTgagttcatatttttttcttgctataaCGTCATTCTCCTGGTCACCAAGTTCAAAACCTCAAAGCCATCCTAAAGCCTACTCTGTTATCTAGCATACTTGGCACATAACAGATACTTAAAATGAGTGAAAGGGGTGTCGAGTCATAGTCATCCATGTCTGTTTCAATGTGATTTGCTTTAGAGTACAAGTTCCTAGAAAGTAAGGACCACATCTCCTGTCTATTTTGTTCTGCCTCCAGCATCTTGCCATGTTTggcagccagcctccaagatggtccCCAATGATCCTCACCTTCCTGACATGCACACCCCTGTGTCGTCCCCTCCCACATGGAATAGGATATCACAGAAATGACAGAATGTGACTTCTAAGGATAGTTCATAAAAGACATTGTGGCTTCTACCTTGTTCTTAAGGATCACTTGGTCTGGGAAAGCCAGCTGCCGTGTCAGGAGGGCACTCAGACAGTAGtgtgaggaggtgaggaagtgagGCCTCCTGCTAACAGGCAGCACAAACTCACCAGCTATGTGAGTGAGCCATCTTACAATTAGATTTTCCGGCCCTactcaagccttcagatgactacaGCCCAGCCAACACaatgactgcaacctcatgagagaccccagCCAGAACAACCTAGCTAAGCTGCTCCCCAATTCCTGATTCACAGAAACGTGTAAGATGgtgttctgttgttgttttaagcctttaAGTTTAGGGGTGACTTTttatgcagcaacagataacCAATACAGCCTTGAATAGTTGGTTACTAATTTATTTGATTGAAAGATACACCCAAATCTTCCCAAAGGTCTATTAGATTATTAAGGACTATAGGAGAGGAAATTATAtaacttcctttaaaaagaatatctaaatGACAGCTAAGCTATCTGATCTGTATCTGCCTTTCGAATTCATTCTAGAACTTCAAGTGCCTACTTCTTCCTATTATTTTTGGAGTGCCTAAAAAAAGGGATAATTGTGGAATATATAAGAACAAAGATTTGTTATATAGTCATGTGTAGCTGGTATAATTAATTTCTAAATGATTAATGTACCTTCAAATGTTTATTCCTTAAAATACAATAAATCAAACCATGAATATTCATCAATAGGGTCTCATTTACTAGAGTTTCAAATATGTCTTTGAGcaataagccttttttttttttggtggacaaACACCTTTATTCGGACCATGTCCCAAATTCCCTAGGGCAAGAGAAAGAGGTTGGTGTGGTGAGCAATGGGCTTTTAAACCACCAAGTGTTTATTTGTTCATCTCCACAAACATGTGCCTGCTATGGGTGCAAGAAGCACTGGCCTAAGGTCTCTAGTGTGGGATGACGAGCAGCTGGAGAAGGCTAAATGGATGCTTATTAAGAACGAGACACGGGACTAACAACTGTGGTCCTAGAGCCCCTCCCACATGTAAAGCCAGCTTCTTCCAGTTGTGAGCATCTTGGGGAAGGTTACTGCATCTGCCAAAAGTTCAGGAGATCCTATGGGGTTACTCCTTGGGTTACTCCTTGGGAATGCTATCATCATATCTTCTGCACTTACAAAGAAGttttaatgagagagagagagacagagagagagagagaagtaggtGCTGAATTCCCTGGtgttgaaatcatgtcaagtttCTTGACAAACTCCTCACAATCGTTTCCAATGCAAAGAAGATAGAAATTTCTTATATGTCTCCAGTGCCCCTTGCTATGTGAGAATTCAACTAAATTTTAAATCTATGCTTGGTACTTTTCATGGAGTACCCTCAATTTTAATATACTTTACCGATCACATATAGTTATTACTATAAAGTACAAAGAACATCCTGGCAGCAGTGTTTCATAAAGCCAATACTAAATCACCGATTTTCAGAGAACTAAGTGAActaacctatgttttcttctccttccttcttttctgtcaGAAGAGTTCTTGTCATGCTGAGCTTCTTCATTGTGTGGCATTTATATTTTAGCACTGTTTTATTATTGCCTTCTGCatccactagaatgtaaaatgAACACTATTATACTGCTTGATGCCATCAAATAATCATGTTAAGCCTCAATGATTCCAGTTTAGAGAGTTAAACTACTTCCTGTCAAGATAGTGTAGTAAGTTCAAGATTTaactcattcctccagctccaagcaCAGagaaatatcagataaaatacataggaaccGAGGGCACAGTGAACTCAAAGACAACAAACATCTCCAGGAGATAGAAACACAAAGCGAGATTAAAGCTATGGGCCTATTAGGCTCCAGCCCGGAAGCAGCAAAGGGGGGGCCAGGAATTTGGCCTTACAGGGTAATGAGGTCGAAAATTCTGCCACTCAAAGTGAAGGACCAAAGGCAGACCTACTGCTTGAAGCCGGACTGGAGTGGGGAACATTACCGATCATgaaagaagatgagaaaaaaactGCTGCCATGCTGCTGCTGGGGGTCACAGCTTTATAAAAACCGTGGGCGTAGGCAGGAGGGAGgatgaggctctgtgctaaggaTGCGAAGCACACGGAAAACTTCCACACCCTGCCACTGTGTGGCTGATACTACACTTTAGAAAGCAACACAGTGACATCTATTAAGTTCAACCACATGCAACTGTCGCTCTGCGGACCAAATTGGTAATTTCATATGGTTGAATCTAGTACACACACTCATCAATCTAGCAGTTCCTTTTCTAAGCGTATACCTGAGAGACATTTTTACAGATATGCAcaaggaaacataaaaatattcatggCAGCATTTCTGTAGTGAGTTAATAagcataattaagaaaatgggctcTGGAGCAGACCACCTGGGCTctcagatcctggctctgcctcttattTTGTGTATGACCTCGGGAATGTTatttacctctctgtgcttcagtttcttcaaatacaaaatgaagataacaatGGCATCTACCTGATAGACTTgtggtgaggattcaatgagttaatacttatagcacctagaacagtgcctgacatacagaaagcactcaataaattttagtaGTTATTAATAATTACTGgtaaaaatggaagcaacctacatgtccattaaTTGgagaataaactgtggtatagtAACAAATAGAATCTTAAGCAACAGGAAAAACACATATATATCAACACGTATAAATCTCGAAACATCTCTAATTGAAAAAAGATATagaataatatgtataatatgctATAACATATCAAGTGTGAAAATACACAGAAAGTGCTATTTATTGTGTGcagatacatacatatgtaatataaaatCAGGTATAGGAAAGAAAAGCACTGAATTCAGGAGAGTGATTACCtctgaagacagaggaagggagtAGGTTTGGAGAGGGGTATACAAGGGGCTTCAAAGGTATGTGGAATGTTTTTTAACTACCTAACCAAACGGGAGGATTTGATACAGCTAGACAAGGGGTACATGAGATCTTATAATTTTAATATCCACCATACATaagtatgtttgaaatatttcatagtaaAAAGAGTTGAGTCAACATAGCAATCACTTACCATGTTcaacattttcttcaaatataacaCAGGTCCCAAGAGTGTCTGCAGAAAAACATGAAGGCAACTTGTTGAGAAGTAACAGAGCTACTTTCTCTGAAaggcatataaaaaaaaaaaagggagtttcatctctctgacttcctcctACCTTCATACTCTCCAGCAAAGACATAGCTGTCCACTTGCAGAATGGGCTTCTCAGTATCAATTCCCTACAACAGAATAtaggatcattaaaaaaaatcatcattagaaaaagccttgggggtggggggaatgggtgaaatgggtgaagggggggCTCAAAGGataccaacttccagttataaaataaataagtcctgggatgtttaagaacatcatggtgactgtagttaataatactgtactttatatttgaaaattgctaagagagtaaacctTCAAAGTTtttaccagaagaaaaaaaaattgtaacgaTGTGTAGTGATGGGTGTTAACTagacattgtggtgatcatttcacaatatatgcaaatattgaaaatgttgtacagctgaaactagtataatgttatatgtcaattatttctcaatttaaaaaagaaagcacaagggacttccctggtggtacagcggttaagactctgcgcttccactgcagggggcacgggttcgatccctggtcagggaactaagatcccgaatcccacatgccatgtggcgtggcAAAAAAAGAACAAGACTTTTACATGAAACCTTGCTACCAAGGAGACTGATTTCCAAAGCTGGGGAACCTCTGGAGCTTCTTGTCCTAGCAAGTAAAAGATAAGCTAAAACTGCTCTCATCACAGCAGCTACAAACTGAAAACTACTTAATTCATACCCAAGTAGCAAGGTCTATTTCAATCAACATCCTCTTCAAGATAAAGTAAGAACAAAGGAAGTTTTGTCAAAAATGctcaaaagattttaaagataaaacagaTGGTAACTCACGATACCATAGTTCAAGTCAACAGCACAGTGTGAGGTCTCTGAAGTCCTTTCTTAATAGgtattctctctcccttctccacactatttttgtctgttttccatattttattttattttttgaagtttttttaattttattttttactgaactaTAGTTGAAGTACAATGTTGTGTAATCACTGCTGCACAGCagtgactcaattatacatatatacattttttcatattcttctccattatcatttatcacaggatattgaaatatagttccctgtgctatacagtaggaccttgttgtttacccattctatgtATACCAGTCTGCATCTGTTTAACCTCTGTGTGCATATCTAATTATCCTCTCTGCCCTTTGTGTTTTTCTCACCCTTCTCACTATATAAAACGGTGTATTTTTTCAAAACCTAATGTTCCATATCAAAATGCTTTAACCCtccaaatcatttttttaactCTCTCCAGCCACACAGGCAGACACTCAGGCAGAGTTAGGCATTAACTTTCTCCCAGCTGCTCCCACAGTCCCCCTGTACTTCTGTGATTGTCTCCAGCGTTCACTGCTTTGTTCACGTGAAATTAATATATCAATCTTAGGGACGGGTATATTTCACCACTCTTGttttaaatttaaggaaatcTACAACAACCCCCCAATTCTACAAGACTCACCAAAATCTtgcatttattttcacattttgagAGAAAGTCTGAATCAATAATTCCTGATAATTCCACCAGAACCAACTGCTCCTGGTGGAAGAGAGAGGCGTTAAGGCGCTAGCTTGCGAGTGTGCAAGAAGAAGCAGGCATTAACGAGAGAAGCCAAACCTCCCCAGTGCAACGATCCCACCTTTGTGAAAACTAGGTCCTGCTTTCAACAAGAGGAAGCGCGCGCCGTTATTTAAGGtaacttccctccttcccccttgaaCTTCCGTGTGGGCCGTAGGGCTGAGGCCAGCTGCCCGCCGCTCCGCGCGCCCTGGGGCACTGTCCCGCCAGGAGCCCCCGCACGCCCGCCGCGTCGCGAGTCCCTTCCCCGCACACAGCCGAGCGGCCACCCTCGCCACCGCCGCGCGGGCTTCCGCCGTCGCACtcactgcctcctcctcctcctcgtcccagTACCCCCGACTCGGCTCCTCGGCCGCCGCCGCCATGCCGCCGCTCCTCCGCGCGGCCTCCGAGCCGTGGGCCCCGCCCGCCGGGGCCGCCATCTTGAGTACGGGCAGCAGCTCCCGCCCCGCCGCGGCTCCGACCGCGCCCGCTGCTCCTGCCAGCACGCGAGATGGCGGCTCCCGGGCCCACCTGGAGCCCCTTGTCCCTGTCCCGAGAGCCGGAGCCGGGGCCCTGGCGGGCCGGCCGGGCAGGTCCCGCGACCTAGGGAACCCTCGGGCTCCCCGCCCAGGTGGGACGAAAGCACTGTGGAAGCCGAGGGGATGAAGTAGGTGCAGGCAAGGAGGCTACGGTGCGCGAGGGAAATGGAGAGGCCTCGTGTGGCCCCAGCCTACAATGCTTGGAAAGAAATTCCTAATGTCGTGTGAGCACTGATCATCAATTCAAGTTCTCCACGAGCCAAGTAAAGGGCACTCCTCAGTGTTCCACGTATCGGGCGCCCGCTGCGCGAGGAAGTGAGCTGGGGTTTCAGGCAACCAGGAGAGGTAGAATAAGGGATCAACCAATGCTAATCAGATTGCCTTAGGTGCTGTAAGAGACCCAGATTGTTTGGGGAGTACGGGAGACTCGGCGAAGTGAAGGTTTGAACAGGATTTTCTTAAAGTAACCTCAtggatttttctgattataaaataaatgatcttTGTACGTGAGACAGGATGATCTACCTCCAAAGAGCATGAGGTTTGGGGTCTGGTACTCGTCCGGTTTTGCTGCGTTATTTTACAGTAAGCCATTAGGCAAGttggttattgtgaggattaaatgagataatcccaCTATTAAGAACATATTAAGCACTAATGTGCATTTAATCTAGTATtagtaataatatataaaaatttagagtattacaacttttaaaaaacattttttcgggaattccctggcggtccagtgggcaGAACTTGGTGCTTTCTCTGCcttggccctgggttcaatccctggtcccggaacTAAGCTCCTGCAAGTCACGCGGTgcggccaaacaaaacaaaacaaaaaaacaaccaggggacttccctggtggcccagtggttaagtctccgagctcccaatgcaggggggtgcgggtttgatccctggtcggggaactaagatcccgcgtgccctatggcgcggccaaaaactaataataaaaagtaaaacaaaaaacaaagtttattaaaaaaaccaaaaaaacccatttTCCTACACAATATATCTTTCCAGCTTTTTTCTACATAAACACATCGTTTATGTGTACATCTGTTTTAAACTTGCTTTTCTCACTATATGTAGTATTATGGCTGTTTGTCCATATTTTCCATGATAAATACAGATCTATGTGATGGTATTTATTGTGCAATATTGATATTGCACAACACTTTAGTAAacatttttgtgcatttttacCCAGTTCCTCCATTAAATGAATAGGATTTTGTAGcttaaaaaaagtggaaaaatcaCTGGACTTGTTAGCAGTTGTAGATTTGAATTATAGCTCTGAAATATAATAATTGTGACCTGGCACAAGCTGCTGCACTTTCTCATCCCCTGTGTTCTTATTTATTAAATGAGGATAAAATTATTCATCttcactgtatatatttttttgtttgaagaTTAGATCATGTATCTAAAAGTGCTttgtaagggacttccctggtggtccagtggttaggactccctgctcccaatgcagggggcacagagttccatccttggttggggaactaatatcctgcatgccttgcgacgcagccaaaaaattaaaaaaaaaaaaaaaaaaagtgctttgtaaattgaaaaattatataaattgtcAGATTTTATTGAGGGTTCAGGGAGGATAAAGAGGAGAAGGACAGTCCAAGCTGAGGGAGCAGCAGACAGTGAAGGCTTGAGGAATGAAAATGTGTTTTACGAGGTCAGTGTAATGACTCAAGATGTCCCTTTCAAATAAACAAGCCTCATACTTCTAGTCGAGGTTATTATTGTTTACTATTTAagacataattattatttttatttattttgaatgattTACGAAAGGATAGAGACTGAAAAGTAAGCCTTCCATCCCTGTCCCCCAGCTCCCCTTTCTATAGGCAATTGTTTTTAACAGTTTCTTATGTACCCTTTCAGAGATACTCTatgtatttacaaaaatatatgtgtatacaaaaTCTGTAAATGTTAATATTATAACATAGCACATAGACTAGTAAACCATTCCCTTGGGAGGAAAGAAGACCTTATAGTATTGGCTCCATGGCCTAGAGCTCATGCCCTTTGAAAATTAGCTTAAAGGTTGAAACATCTCTCAGACAGAAAACAGGAAACTTATTGGGCATAATAACCCATCAGCATCAGCTTTGAAAGAAGCCTTTTGGTGACTGGGAGGAATTTCCATGACCTGTAATTGgagtccactcttttttttttttttttttttaaacgtttctttaattaattaatttatttatttttggctgtgttgggtcttcatttctgtgcgagggctttctccagttgcggcaagcggggaccactcttcatcgcggtgcgccggcctctcactatcgcggcctctcttgttgcggagcacaggctccagacgcgcaggctcagtagttgtggctcacgggcccagtcgctctgcgtcatgtgggatcttcccataccagggctcgaacccctgtcccctgcattggctcgaacccctgtcccctgcattggcaggcagattctcaaccactgcgccaccagggaagcccggagtcCACTCTTAATACCTTCTACTCTCAATCCTAAAAAAGATCGTAAGACCCAGACGCcagctttaaaaaactaaattatcTTTGcttaaaaatagaagcaataaaaaaaagcaaacaaaatgtgttaCACGTATATAATGTAATCTTATTCAGCAAAAATAATGAAGtacagatacatgctacaacatggataaacttgaAAACTACACcaagaatccagacacaaaaggccacatattgaatgattccatttatatgagatgttcagaataggcaaacctATAGGAATAGAAAGTAGATAGGTGGTTGCCACAGCCTGAGGGGAAGAGGAATTGGGAATACCTGCTCTTGgatgtggggtttcttttgggggtgatgaaaattttcagGAATTAGTGGTAATGGATGCACAACTCtgcatatactaaaaactactgcattgtatgctttaaaagaacaaatttgatgacatgtgtatattttaataaagctgttgctttaaaaaaagacaacaacaataatagaagCAGCTAGTTTTAAAACAGGGAAGCGAAAATCGCTTGGGGCACTTTCTTGTTACTGACTGATATGGAAGAGTTTCAATAATTTAACAACGGGTATGGTTTAAGTTATTAGCAGGCATGCAAGCTAAATATCAGCCCTCATTAGTCTAACTTCCATGTTACAcattaggaaactgagacttagaaaatTAGGAAACTTTACTTGTCTGACATATTCCTCTATACTCTGTTACCTTTTCTGGGAAAGTGGGAAGCTTAACAGACCTGTTAGAGATGTCAACCCCTGCATCAGGCTAGCTAAGGTTGGAGGAATGACATGGAACATCCAACCTTAACAGAGTTGAAAGGGGAGACAAAGAACTAGGGAGGTCACACCTAATGTATGCCATGTCATCTGTATAGCAAGACTTGAGTGACATTAGCATCAGTGTCCCTTGTTCCGTGAATT
This region includes:
- the GTF3C6 gene encoding general transcription factor 3C polypeptide 6 isoform X1, which gives rise to MAAPAGGAHGSEAARRSGGMAAAAEEPSRGYWDEEEEEAEQLVLVELSGIIDSDFLSKCENKCKILGIDTEKPILQVDSYVFAGEYEDTLGTCVIFEENVEHVDAEGNNKTVLKYKCHTMKKLSMTRTLLTEKKEGEENIGGVEWLQIKENDFSCRPNMICSFLHENEEDEVVAPDPDKSLELEEQEIQMKDNSNLSYEQEKPPNLDIEDSGPLIDIPSETEGSVFMETQETALEITPR
- the GTF3C6 gene encoding general transcription factor 3C polypeptide 6 isoform X2, whose protein sequence is MAAPAGGAHGSEAARRSGGMAAAAEEPSRGSSWFWWNYQELLIQTFSQNVKINARFWELILRSPFCKWTAMSLLESMKLPSCFSADTLGTCVIFEENVEHVDAEGNNKTVLKYKCHTMKKLSMTRTLLTEKKEGEENIGGVEWLQIKENDFSCRPNMICSFLHENEEDEVVAPDPDKSLELEEQEIQMKDNSNLSYEQEKPPNLDIEDSGPLIDIPSETEGSVFMETQETALEITPR
- the GTF3C6 gene encoding general transcription factor 3C polypeptide 6 isoform X3, which gives rise to MAAPAGGAHGSEAARRSGGMAAAAEEPSRGYWDEEEEEAEQLVLVELSGIIDSDFLSKCENKCKILGIDTEKPILQVDSYVFAGEYEDTLGTCVIFEENVEHVDAEGNNKTVLKYKCHTMKKLSMTRTLLTEKKEGEENIGGFFTTGPPGKSLEQFLIMGVH